The stretch of DNA AGTTCACACAGCTTACACTCTCCATCTTCCCTTCTGTGGCTCAAGAGCTATTgatcactttttctgtgaagtcCCTGCAATGTTGAAATTGTCCTGTGTGGACACAACACACTATGAGCAAGGAACTTATGTAAGTGGCATCATTTTTCTGTCCATCCCTTTCTCCCTAATCTTTGTTTCCTATGTGCAAATTCTTCCTACTGTCCTCCAAATGAAATCATCTGCAGCACAGAAAAAGTCATTTTCCACCAGTTTTTTCCACATGGTTGTGGTCATAATGTACTATGGGCCATTTATTTTCA from Equus przewalskii isolate Varuska unplaced genomic scaffold, EquPr2 contig_R1927, whole genome shotgun sequence encodes:
- the LOC139081398 gene encoding olfactory receptor 2AJ1-like; amino-acid sequence: TAYTLHLPFCGSRAIDHFFCEVPAMLKLSCVDTTHYEQGTYVSGIIFLSIPFSLIFVSYVQILPTVLQMKSSAAQKKSFSTSFFHMVVVIMYYGPFIFTYMRPKSYHTPGQYKFLAIFYTILTPTLNPIIYSFRNKDVLVAMKNMLKNNFMHKNRKNV